A single Anopheles maculipalpis chromosome 3RL, idAnoMacuDA_375_x, whole genome shotgun sequence DNA region contains:
- the LOC126562808 gene encoding 60S ribosomal protein L13a → MVRTKKPILIDGRGHLLGRLASVVAKQILSGNAVVVVRCEGLQQSGHFFRNKIKFLAYLRKRCNVNPARGPFHFRAPSRMLWKAVRGMVPHKTKRGHNALRRLKVYEGIPPPYDKMKRVCVPIALRQLCLRPDRKYCTVDRVAHEVGWKYRDVVANLEAKRKIKARIAYMHKKKLKNITWKARAAVAKKIEPQNAVLREYGYLTTEFEKKYNRPVLNTVTPKLGKRKRKELYVAAKAARRTAKYAAKAAAKEKKAAAPKSPAKAKA, encoded by the exons ATGGTGCGCACGAAGAAG CCGATTTTGATTGACGGACGTGGACACTTGCTGGGACGGCTGGCTTCGGTCGTCGCTAAGCAGATCCTGTCCGGAAATGCGGTGGTAGTTGTGCGATGTGAGGGCCTTCAACAGTCCGGTCATTTCTTCCGCAACAAGATCAAGTTCTTGGCCTATCTCCGTAAACGATGCAACGTCAACCCGGCACGCGGTCCTTTCCATTTCCGCGCTCCGAGCCGTATGTTGTGGAAGGCTGTTCGAG GAATGGTCCCACACAAGACCAAGCGCGGCCATAATGCGCTGCGTCGTTTGAAGGTTTACGAAGGCATCCCGCCACCGTATGACAAGatgaagcgtgtgtgtgttccgatCGCTCTGCGCCAGCTTTGCTTGCGCCCCGATCGAAAG TACTGCACGGTCGATCGTGTTGCCCATGAAGTGGGTTGGAAATACCGAGATGTTGTGGCCAACCTGGAAGCTAAGCGCAAGATTAAGGCACGCATTGCTTACATGCATAAGAAGAAGTTGAAG AATATTACGTGGAAGGCACGTGCCGCCGTTGCCAAAAAGATTGAGCCGCAGAATGCTGTACTGAGAGAGTATGGCTATCTGACAACGGAATTCGAGAAGAAGTACAATCGACCTGTGTTGAATACCGTTACACCTAAACTTGGGAAACGCAAGCGTAAGGAGCTGTACGTTGCTGCAAAGGCCGCCCGCAGAACAGCGAAGTATGCGGCCAAAGCTGCGGCTAAGGAGAAAAAGGCAGCAGCTCCCAAGAGTCCGGCCAAAGCGAAGGCTTAA
- the LOC126562077 gene encoding kinesin light chain gives MTQMAQEEIVSNTKTVMQGLEALRVEHVTLMNNLSEGSKTDPDKMEIVKKNMENIELGLSEAQVIVMLFAHLQNIEAEKQKLRTQVKRLCQENVWLRDELAITQQKLQTSEQSVAQLEEEKKHLEFMASVKKYDEIQENEDNLEKSRTDPVVELFPEDETEERNNMSPTPPNQFANHANAGYEIPARLRTLHNLVIQYASQGRYEVAVPLCKQALEDLEKTSGHDHPDVATMLNILALVYRDQNKYKEAANLLNDALTIREKTLGENHPAVAATLNNLAVLYGKRGKYKDAEPLCKRALEIRENVLGKSHPDVAKQLNNLALLCQNQAKYEEVEMYYKRALEIYEMKLGGDDPNVAKTLNNLASCYLKQGKYKEAEMLYKEVLTRAHEREFGAINGENKPIWQVAEEREENKLKNRENTPYGEYGGWHKAAKVDSPTVTTTLKNLGALYRRQGKYEAADTLEDCALRSKKEALDLVKQSKVLGVADESKRQKSGNSKDDNDDHNKRVHK, from the exons ATGACACAAATGGCTCAAGAGGAAATTGTCTCCAATACCAAAACGGTAATGCAGGGTTTAGAAGCTCTGCGTGTAGAACATGTCACTCTGATGAATAACTTGTCGGAGGGCAGCAAAACCGATCCGGATAAGATGGAAATAGTGAAGAAGAATATGGAAAACATTGAGCTCGGCCTGAGCGAAGCACAG GTTATCGTAATGCTGTTTGCACATCTTCAAAATATCGAAgccgaaaagcaaaaactacGCACCCAGGTAAAACGGTTGTGTCAAGAAAACGTGTGGTTGCGTGACGAGCTGGCTATCACGCAGCAAAAGCTGCAAACCTCCGAACAGAGCGTTGCACagttggaagaagaaaagaaacatctAGAGTTTATGGCCTCGGTGAAAAAATACGATGAGATACAGGAAAATGAAGACAACTTAGAGAAATCGCGCACTGATCCGGTGGTAGAGCTGTTTCCGGAGGACGAAACAGAGGAGCGAAACAATATGTCTCCAACGCCACCGAATCAGTTTGCGAATCATGCCAATGCAGGATACGAAATACCGGCCCGTTTGCGAACTCTACACAACTTGGTCATACAGTACGCATCGCAGGGACGATATGAGGTTGCTGTACCGTTGTGCAAACAGGCGTTGGAAGATCTCGAGAAAACCAGTGGGCACGATCATCCCGATGTAGCTACGATGTTGAACATACTGGCGCTGGTGTACAGAGATCAG AACAAGTATAAGGAGGCAGCCAACCTGCTGAACGATGCTCTTACCATTCGGGAGAAAACGCTTGGTGAGAATCATCCCGCCGTAGCTGCAACGTTGAATAACTTGGCCGTATTGTACGGTAAGCGTGGCAAGTACAAGGATGCGGAACCGCTGTGCAAACGTGCTCTAGAAATAAGGGAAAACGTGCTCGGCAAGTCGCATCCCGATGTAGCCAAGCAGTTGAACAACTTAGCGCTCCTTTGCCAAAACCAG GCAAAATATGAAGAAGTGGAAATGTATTACAAGCGCGCGTTAGAAATTTACGAAATGAAACTAGGTGGTGATGACCCGAACGTAGCGAAGACGCTAAACAATCTTGCCAGCTGCTACTTGAAACAGGGCAAATACAAGGAAGCAGAAATGCTGTACAAGGAAGTGTTAACGAGAGCACATGAGCGGGAATTTGGTGCAATCAATGGAGAAAATAAGCCAATCTGGCAGGTGGCCGAAGAGCGTGAGGAGAACAAACTGAAGAATCGTGAAAACACTCCGTACGGCGAGTATGGTGGTTGGCATAAGGCGGCCAAGGTCGATTCTCCCACCGTCACCACGACCCTGAAAAATCTCGGTGCTCTGTATAGAAGGCAGGGCAAGTACGAAGCCGCTGACACGTTGGAAGATTGTGCTCTACGAAGCAAGAAAGAG GCATTGGATTTGGTGAAACAATCGAAAGTGCTCGGTGTAGCGGACGAAAGTAAACGTCAGAAGAGCGGCAACAGcaaagatgataatgatgatcacAACAAACGTGTGCACAAATAG